AACGAGGGCAGTGGATGTATCCGAGCTCAGGCCTCACCACTCTTTCTCTGTGTAGGGGATGGAATCGTAGGACTCTTTGTAAAGAGCCACAGAGCAGGGGCCCAGGCACGGGTTACGATAGGGCAGGAGTGCAGCATAAAACTGatgagataaaaaataaaataaaataaaaggccaATTTTTGAATTTTGTATATGATCGACTTATCATTATGTGTTTGGATAATATACTTTTATTCTATTTTCTAGAGCTTCCAGACCTCCTTGCAGactgtgttgaggttgtggtagCAGTCTCCATAGTGAAGCTCCATGTCCATGGTGTAGTTGAGTAGAGCCAGGCAACCTTTAGGCTTCAGGATCCTGTGGGCTTCCTGGAGGAACCGCGGCCGGTCAAACCAGTGGAAGGCAGACATGGCCGTCACCAGGTCCACTGACCTGTCTGCAAACGGCAGCTCCTCAGCCCGGCACTGtctacacagagacacagagacaagagACATACTATCACAgggatacatacatacaaacatattGTAATTTAAAGATATCCACCAGACTGGTACCAGATCAGTTAGTGCTTTCTTGCCAACTCCTAAGGTTATGGTCACAATATTAGTTGACAAAACAGCACTAACAAATCTGGAACCAGACTACAATTCACACACAACGTTGTGTTTTGGTTTGGTTCCTTGGATATGGCTCCCTTCATTCAATCCTAACTGGGAACATCTACTGTACATGTAGATGTGTTCCAGAACAGTATTAGTAGCTGTAGCTTTTATGTTTTCTCACTAGAGTTTGAGCAGACAAGGGTCCCATTGTCGGTCTTGGCCGTTGGCCTAATTTCACTGTGTCCCCCTCAACAAAGGACTTTAACCCTACAGTTCCTTCTCCCATCACACTGTGGTTAAGGGCTGttttatattggccatataccacaaacccccgaggtgccttgttgctattataaactggttaccaacggaATTGAGCAGTAAACAtttatgttttgtcatacccgtggtatacggtctgatataccacgggtgtcagccaatcagcattcatggctcgaaccacccagtttataatcttCATTATACCAGGACTCTTCTGAGGTCTCAGAGAAATGTCCCAGAAATAAATAAATCTGTACGTAACATCTACcctctacagtaggcctacttctACCAAAACTCATTCTGTCACAGTAATGTAAACAGGGTTTGAATCAGTGTCAGTGTCGGTGTCAGTAAAACAAAATACAACCCTATCCTCCTCCTGAAGACCTCCACCTCTCTGGGGCGGTGGCTCTGACCTATAGGAGATGTTAGGGGCGGTGGCTCTGACCTATAGGAGATGTTAGGGGCGGTGGCTCTGACCTATAGGAGATGTTACGGGCGGTGGCTCTGACCTATAGGAGATGTTAGGGGCGGTGGCTCTGACCTATAGGAGATGTTAGGGGCGGTGGCTCTGACCTATAGGAGATGTTAGGGGCGGTGGCTCTGACCTATAGGAGATGTTAGGCGCGGTGGCTCTGACCTATAGGAGATGTTAGGGGCGGTGGCTCTGACCTATAGGAGATGTTAGGGGCGGTGGCTCTGACCTATAGGAGATGTTAGGGGCGGTGGCTCTGACCTATAGGAGATGTTAGGCGCGGTGGCTCTGACCTATAGGAGATGTTAGGCGCGGTGGCTCTGACCTATAGGAGATGTTAGGGCGGTGGCTCTGACCTATAGGAGATGTTAGGCGCGGTGGCTCTGACCTATAGGAGATGTTAGGCGCGGTGGCTCTGACCTATAGGAGATGTTAGGCGCGGTGGCTCTGACCTATAGGAGATGTTAGGGGCGGTGGCTCTGACCTATAGGAGATGTTAGGCGCGGTGGCGTGGTCCAGGGCCACCTCCAGCTGGGCAGGGCTGACGTCGGTCCCCACCACCGAGGAGAAGTGAGGGGCCAGGAGCACAGTTCCTTGACCCGATCCACAGCCTACGTCTACTGCCAGGTCACAGGGCTGCACGCCCCTCTGTCAGGACAGGACATGATcatcacacatacactaccgttcaaaagattggggtcacttagaaatgtccttgttttcgaaagaaaagcaatttgtttgtccattaaaataacatcaaattgatcagaaatactgtgttaatgttgtaaatggctattgtagctggaaacggctgattttttatggaatatctacataggcgtacagaggcccattatcagcaaccatcagtcctgtgttccaatggcacgttgtgtttgctaatccaagtttatcattttaaaaaggctaattgatcattagaaaacccttttgcaattatgttagcacagctgaaaactgttgtgctgattaaagaagcaataaaactggccttcttgagactagttgagtatctggggcatcagcaattgtgggttcgattacaggctcaaaatggccagaaacaaataactttcttctgaaactcgtcagtctattcttgttctgagaaatgaaggctattccatgtgagaaattgccaagaaactgaagatctcgtacaacgctgtgtactactcccttcacagaacagcgcagactgtctctaaccagaatagaaagaggagtgggaggccccggtgcacaactgagcaagaggacaaatacattaaaattgcttttctttcgaaaacaaggacatttctaagtgaccccaaacctttgaacggtagtgtaggtatCAGACATCATTAGTATATGTGAATCTTTTTTAAGGCAGGAGGATGTCAATTTACCTTCAGTTTATTTGCAAAACATTGAAAAGCAGGAATAAAACATGCAGCAATATAATTCTGTAATTTAATTATTCAATACTATTACATCCACAGACTGTAACTATATGATTTGAACGCATACATATTGCATGATGTCAAAATAAGAACAAACAAATAGTCTTTGTATTCTGCGAAACATGTATGTCACTCCTACCTTTTTCTTTAGGAAGGACATGACTTCTTCAATGAGCTGAGCCGAGGGAGAGACCCTGTACCTCCAGTAGGAGGTAGCATGCTCCCTACCTTCAAACAGACGATGGGCCATGCCACTGAGCTGTACTACAGCAGAAAACAACAGGAATAGAAATGTTCTCTTCTGCTCAGAAAGATACCTGCTTTTCAGAAGGCTTTTACTAAAACTCAGGCAAGCTCTCCTTCCAGCCTGGTCTCacagactagacataacatagtaataTTAAATCAGAGACACTCAAATTATTGTGATATGtaatgtttggtatggttacataagacataaGTTTACTTAAGGCAAAccctgttagctaacccttcccctaaccctttaacctaactcctaaccttaacccttagcctagccaacgttagcaacaacaaattgtaattcgtaacatatcatatgaaatggatgatggacatccacaaattaatacagatcatgcgaaacataacatatcatactagatggagtgtctcggatttacgtacagaataatacgaaatgctctgagaccaggttactCCTTCTCACTGTGGTGTGTGGTGGCTACATAAACAaacgtgatcacacacacacacataaactcacagacacacactaacacactcaccGCAGGAGATTCCCTTACTTCACAGGTCCAGTTCCAGGGAAACCACTACGTGTTAGGCCAGGCATGTATGAGAGAGGCCcctggatagagagaggaaggggcgTTGCAGTGGATTCATGGGAATGTGGGTTGTTTAGTAATGAGGCCTTTTAAGAAGGGGGCCAGGGTTACATGGGGTCACAGAGAGCTGTGTGGGGTGTCAGAACCAATAAGAAGTCCTGTGGAGATGGAATGGGGGAGGTATCAGAATCTTGTTAGCCAATGAGGTGGCTTTTCAATGATGATTGAGGAGGGAAAAGACATAAAAGCCAGTCTTCCTACTTATTCAGATCATGTTGTACATTCAGACCTCTCTCTAAATTTCCCCCCGGCTGTTACTGCAATAACACATCATTATGTATAGCATAACATCATTAAGACATGCTGTATTCGGCCTGGGGTTCACTGTGCCATAGCTAgacacagtggcggctcctgaaaaaattctcaggaggggcaatttttctgatgatttaggtgacctacacacatttaaaaaaagatatgtccagcaacaacatgaagacaggggcagcatataagtcaataccagaagcatttattgactgatctcaaaagtgttggcttaccagggttggtggagccctcagtttcatctttgcctcgcaaagctaactcaaacactccgcaaaacttcacacactggattagccggctgaggatgtggcggttcttgctaatgtcgtagtaaatatatttgttatagtgaatatggaatatgatatgttgagtaaaatgttgtgctaagatctatttaggtcaggagctggttataagttctgttcctatccaataacaatagacaaaagggtcctatcttgtcagccttgtcagcaggtggccaaggacaacacccacgccataggcctctcagttcttccaactcacgagttcttgctctgaggacacacacacacacaaacacacacacacacacatcatcactgttaaacacacacacacacacacacatcatcactgttaaacacacacacacacacacacaaaaaaatcccctctcttaggctgaacatttgaagacagagaacccgactcagagccaatgcaacagtgacagtagcctgcaggggacctcgcccaactcatcaggaccaatcagaagatcagaactactagattgaacctacttcatttattgcataaaatgtctgcacacaatgtttcggggctctcttcagataataataataataataatatgccatttagcagacgcttttatccaaagcgacttacagtcatgcgtgcatacatttttgtgtatgggtggtcccggggatcgaacccactaccttggcgttacaagcaccatgctctaccagctgagctacagaaagtggatactcatggatgcgcattgcaattgtaaaatgtcaacacaattggagacaccacgtcatttttggagacatgttattgacagtaaactattgtagatgcgactgctaactaaataaaacattttagctggctagctaatcatcttagctaaatgtggggcaaacaattcagttatttaccgttaatttgagggattggggtgaaagaaatcgagttacatagtgatactttacgatatactgtattgacaatatcgcaatattttagcgctagttggctgtacctgcaccaaaacaccattattgttccttcatagcttgttctcaatcttttcacattgggagcaaatttgttttcagcacttttatttccatgactgatcaaaactcgttctcatggctttctgatccctctgcaacagacatatggtgcgcaataaaatcacagtatcgaatcgcaatacgtatagaatcatgagactcgcaatgctgatgcatatatcttatcgtgaggttcctggcaattcccagcccaagttcatttgccacaacaaatctcttcgctagcaaacgcgatgtcttctccaaaacggcaatgtgtctccagcaatgtttacttttttgacgttctatggcatctccactttccaagcatatatgaccacatgtaatattttggtaagtgatgcaaatagtgaactatgtagggccaggatgtaaaatatatgtagctgcagcaatttctcttatctgatatggtaagtaatggggcttaatttatagctccctaagagtttgacgaacgggtccgtgaacgcgattccagatatatttacctctgaataaactgcctttattacaccatatccacatccagtaaacttgtgattatcaacactaacctcatcgttgtggcggcggacagctagcctgtatccctcgtcatccagttgagtgagtggcaatgtctttttcgttcgtaccaatttttggaaaatcctcgggtgtaggactttccgcctttagtagaaacctgttgaattattaaatttggtctgggaggtcctaattgtttcgttgccaatttatctccatttgttcgccgacaaaaaggaacttctttcaaacaatccactcttttctcagttacgttcatggttacgtaacgtatgacgaaagcgcgtaagtgcaagcccacagacacccattgagattgtattgaaggctctgaaatttgaaaaaaatagattttacatgggagtctattacagacttctgggtgattttcaacctgactgaaatcgccccaaaaggggggggagccatttgaagcacgactttagcctgattcgacatttagtggcagtgtggcactgtggcagatcagacgtatagattacaacactgataactactgttgccgtgatataattgattagaaaaaaaatcccttccttttcccgtttggcagtgcgtcgcccatatcgccctattgaacaggccgcccctggctAGACAACAATAGGCTTTGTACCTAGGTTTACCACTACACCTTACAGAGAGTTAATAAACGGTCAAGGACTGGTCCAAGATTCGACCAGAGTTCTCTCAGCTATGTACGTCACCCTGTTGGTATAATATGATACATTTGATTGAACCCATGCACTCCATATTGAAAAGAAAGCAACAGAAAATCCAGACAAGTTTTTGAAGTTTGATAATATAAAaaagttttaaatgttttattgtacGTTTCTGGCAAGGAAGAGATACATTTGGCTACCATTTTCATAATGATATGACTATAGAATGAGGTGAATAGTTTGCTCTACATTATAATGTACAAAACAAAGGGGACTTCCATGACATCTTATGCAAACAGAATCATTGCTCTATTAACAACAGCTTGAAGAGGATTCAGCTTGAACTAACATATCTTAGGACCGCTGACACACATCTGTctccacacaaacacaatcacactGTAAAGAGTGATTACTCCGGTTTAGATGCCAGGACACAGAAATACTCCATTGTCACGTCCATGGATGTGTCAGGTGACCTGACTCCCATCTCCTTCAGAAATCTGCAACCATATTACATCAACATATTTGATAAAAGTGGCatgcatgaaaataaaataaaataattcattaATTTGTTTATTCGTTCATTCATTCTTTTGTTCATTCATTCGctcattcattctttcattcattcattcataaaTTCATTTATTcataaattgattgattgattcataaATTCATTCCTaaatccattcattcattcataaaTTCATTCATTCTTTCATAAATACATTCATTCATAAATTCATTCATTGACCAGTGTTGTTACCTGTTGTGTGTTCTCTGCAGCAGTGCGGGGTTGTTACCTGTCGTGTGTTCTCTGCAGCAGTGCGGGGTTGTTACCTGTCTTGTGTTCTCTGCAGCAGTGCGGGGTTGTTACCTGTCGTGTGTTCTCTGCAGCAGTGCAGGGTTGTTACCTGTCGTGTGTTCTCTGCAGCAGTGCAGGGTTGTTACCTGTCGTGTGTTCTCTGCAGCAGTGCGGGGTTGTTACCTGTCTTGTGTTCTCTGCAGCAGTGCGGGGTTGTTACCTGTCGTGTGTTCTCTATAGCAGTGTGGGGTTGTTACCTGTCGTGTGTTCTCTGCAGCAGTGCGGGGTTGTTACCTGTCGTGTGTTCTCTGCAGCAGTGCAGGGTTGTTACCTGTCGTGTGTTCTCTGCAGCAGTGCAGGGTTGTTACCTGTCGTGTGTTCTCTGCAGCAGTGCGGGGTTGTTACCTGTCTTGTGTTCTCTGCAGCAGTGCGGGGTTGTTACCTGTCGTGTGTTCTCTGCAGCAGTGCAGGGTTGTTACCTGTCGTGTGTTCTCTGCAGCAGTGCAGGGTTGTTACCTGTCTTGTGTTCTCTGCAGCAGTGCGGGGTTGTTACCTGTCGTGTGTTCTCTGCAGCAGTGCGGGGTTGTTACCTGTCGTGGTGTTCTCTGCAGCAGTGCGGGGTTGTTACCTGTCGTGTGTTCTCTGCAGCAGTGCAGGGTTGTTACCTGTCGTGTGTTCTCTGCAGCAGTGCGGGGTTGTTACCTGTCGTGTGTTCTCTGCAGCAGTGCGGGGTTGTTACCTGTCGTGTGTTCTCTGCAGCAGTGCGGGGTTGTTACCTGTCGTGTGTTCTCTGCAGCAGTGCGGGGTTGTTACCTGTCGTTTGTTCTCTGCAGCAGTGCGGGGTTGTTACCTGTCGTGTGTTCTCTGCAGCAGTGCGGGGTTGTTACCTGTCGTGTGTTCTCTGCAGCAGTGCAGGGTTGTTACCTGTCGTGTGTTCTCTGCAGCAGTGCGGGGTTGTTACCTGTCGTGGTGTTCTCTGCAGCAGTGCGGGGTTGTTACCTGTCGTGGTGTTCTCTGCAGCAGTGCAGGGTTGTTACCTGTCGTGTGTTCTCTGCAGCAGTGCGGGGTTGTTACCTGTCTTGTGTTCTCTGCAGCAGTGCGGGGTTGTTACCTGTCGTGTGTTCTCTGCAGCAGTGCGGGGTTGTTACCTGTCGTGTGTTCTCTGCAGCAGTGCGGGGTTGTTACCTGTCGTGTGTTCTCTGCAGCAGTGCGGGGTTGTTACCTGTCGTGTGTTCTCTGCAGCAGTGTGGGGTTGTTACCTGTCGTGTGTTCTCTGCAGCAGTGCAGGGTTGTTACCTGTCGTGTGTTCTCTGCAGCAGTGCGGGGTTGTTACCTGTCGTGTGTTCTCTGCAGCAGTGCAGGGTTGTTACCTGTTGTGTGTTCTCTGCAGCAGTGCGGGGTTGTTACCTGTCGTGTGTTCTCTGCAGCAGTGCGGGGTTGTTACCTGTCGTGTGTTCTCTGCAGCAGTGCGGGGTTGTTACCTGTCGTGTGTTCTCTGCAGCAGTGCGGGTTGTTACCTGTCGTGTGTTCTCTGCAGCAGTGCGGGGTTGTTACCTGTCGTGTGTTCTCTGCAGCAGTGCAGGGTTGTTACCTGTCGTGTGTTCTCTGCAGCAGTGCGGGGTTGTTACCTGTCGTGTGTTCTCTGCAGCAGTGCGGGGTTGTTACCTGTCTTGTGTTCTCTGCAGCAGTGCGGGGTTGTTACCTGTCGTGTGTTCTCTGCAGCAGTGCAGGGTTGTTACCTGTCGTGTGTTCTCTGCAGCAGTGCGGGGTTGTTACCTGTCTTGTGTTCTCTGCAGCAGTGCGTTGGCAACATCAGGCTCCGCCCTCTGGAAGGCCTGGTACATGGAGAAGGACTCTATGAAACCCACTATACTCCTGACTGAGATCTGCTACTTTAGTGGGATACACTCAATTCTGAAAGACTAATAGATATCCATCCGCACACTGTTGAATTTAGAGGAGAACCATAGTGGAAGCCCTATGCTCCCAAGGGGCCGAGTTTAAGTCACATTATTAAATGCTCCCACAGTTTATTGAGTGCAACATTTCAACCACCTGACAGTAACTTGTGCGTGCAAACAGCTGATTttgaatggaatatctacataggtgtacagaggccatttatcagcaaccatcagtcctgtgttccaatggcaggttgtgtttgctaatccaggtttatcattttaaaaggctaattgatcattagaaaaccattttgctattatgttagcacagccgaaaactattgtgctgattaaagatgcaataaaactggccttcttgagactagttgagtatctggagcatcagcaattgtgggttcgattacaggctcaaaatggccagaaacaaataactttcttctgaaactcgtcagtctattcttgttctgagaaatgaaggctattccatgtgagaaattgccaagaaactgaagatctcgtacaacgctgtgtactactcccttcacagaacagcgcagactgtctctaaccagaatagaaagaggagtgggaggccccggtgcacaactgagcaagaggacaaatacattagagtgtctagtttgagaaacagacgtctcacaagtcctcaactggcagcgtcATTAaaaagtacccgcaaaacaccagtctcaacatcaacagtgaagaggcaactctgggatgctgacctaggcagagttgcaaagaaaaagccatatctcagactggccaataaaaataaaagattaagatgggcaaaagaacacagacactggactttttctttgcaactctgcctagaaggtcagcatctcattccaaaatcatgggcattaatatggagttggtcccccctttgctgctataacagcctccactcttctgggaaggctttccactagattttggaacattgctgcagtgacttcagccacaagagcattagtgagatcgggcactgatattgggcgattaggcctggctcgcagtcgacgttccaattaatcccaaatgtgttcgatggggttgagatcagggcactgtgcaggccagtcaagttcttccacaccgatctcgacaaaccatttctgtacggacctcgctttgtgcacgggggcattgtcatgatgatacaggaaagggccttccccaaactgttgccacaaagttggaagcacagaactgtctaaaatgtcattgtatgctgtagcgttaagatttcccttcactggaattttTTTTGCCCATAGTAAAGTTTCAATAATGTTGACATTTGACTGGCCTGTTAAgtgatcccactgggcacagacgtcagttcaacatctagttttgctttacatttggttgagttgtcaactaatgtgaaatcaacaaaacatgtcaccatgtcattggatttaggttaaaactACAAGGGACAGAGCACCAATACCAATTGATATGGACCTCACATGACGGCAGACACTCAAACACTACAATAGCCACAATTACTTCCTCTACTTGTAGATCTGTATTGAACACATTGGGTTTTTCAAAAGGCAGTGGATATAATCTTTCCATGAGGCCAAACTTTGGAAATGCTGGAGAGTTTGTGTTCATGCAAACCAAACCAGCTTCAGTTATTGTGGTGAGGTTTGAGGCGTTTGCTTTCAAAGgagatctgctaaatgacgtaaatgtaaatgtaaaaggtaTTGTGTATATTTGTTTATTGTCACTTCGTCAATATCAGAATTAGAGTCAAACACAAGCATGTTCCTTTTGTGTTTGATAACACTAAAAACACGTACTGGATATAACATCAAGGATGTTCGATTTGTAAATGTTAACCAATTATTTTTGAAGTAATCTACAACTCTACGTTTGCAGTTACCCCCTATGATTGGCCTTCATTTCGTCTGGGTTCTGATGTGAGTTTTAGTTGTAAGCTGTCCAGCCTACAAGAAGGGACCACACTTCAgtgggaaagagatggagattcTACTTCTAACACCACGTTGTTTTACGACAACACAGTCCACATGGTTATCCATAGttgtcaaggtcgaggtaaggagtagaccaaggcgcagcgtgatgaacaaacatactttaattagttaaagtttaaacatgaatacaaaacaagaaacgactcgtgacgtccacggtatcaatgaccgaacacggaacaaaaacccacaaacacaaagggaaaacagacagtttaaatatggctcccaatcagagacaaccagccaacagctgacactcgttgcctctgattgggagtcactcaggcaaacatagaaatcaacaaactagaacccccaacatagaaataaacacatagaataaacacaccctggctcaacaaatagagtcccagagccagggtgtgacaatagtGTTGATCAGAGCAGTAAGGGAAGATACAACTGCACTCTCAGACAGAATGGAACACGGTTATATGAGGTTTATAATACCTTGAATGTTCAGACAAGTAAGTTAGCTAGATTTgtggatagtagtagtaatagatTAATTAATTAACAGTAACTGAAGATTCACTCGTGT
The Coregonus clupeaformis isolate EN_2021a chromosome 40, ASM2061545v1, whole genome shotgun sequence genome window above contains:
- the LOC121555014 gene encoding putative methyltransferase DDB_G0268948, which produces MAHRLFEGREHATSYWRYRVSPSAQLIEEVMSFLKKKRGVQPCDLAVDVGCGSGQGTVLLAPHFSSVVGTDVSPAQLEVALDHATAPNISYRQCRAEELPFADRSVDLVTAMSAFHWFDRPRFLQEAHRILKPKGCLALLNYTMDMELHYGDCYHNLNTVCKEFYAALLPYRNPCLGPCSVALYKESYDSIPYTEKEWQECMLVRRSMSLSSYIGMIESFSSYQALLKKDPEEASRLSTDITHRLLAVMGVTSPETELVVGVRYFFMLACKPED